A genomic segment from Streptosporangium roseum DSM 43021 encodes:
- a CDS encoding glycoside hydrolase family 13 protein, whose product MTELVHADHASETATRWWRDAVIYQVYVRSFADGNGDGIGDLLGVRSRLRYLADLGVDAIWLTPFYTSPMADFGYDVADYRDVDPIFGSLGDARALIDDAHRHGLRVIVDVVPNHTSDRHVWFQQALAAGPGSPERERYIFRQGKGENGELPPNDWESVFGGPAWTRLPDGEWYLRLFAPEQPDLNWDNPEVHAEFESVLRFWLDLGVDGFRVDVAHGMVKADGLPDVGHPDQVRMIGSDVVPFFDQDGVHEIHRGWRRLLDSYPGERIGVAEAWAPSPQRLANYVRPDELHQAFNFHFLNTPWDAAGFRTVIQESLATAGLVGAPSTWVLSNHDVKRHLTRYGGGEIGLRRSRAAALLTLSLPGSTYVYQGEELGLPEVLDLPEEFLRDPQRLRNPDDGRDGCRVPIPWADVEPHFGFSLPGIEESWLPMPASWGPLSVQSQLRDPLSTLHLYRTALEIRRDRRSFGDAPLTWLDSPEGTLAFTRGDGFACTLNLTGEPVELPAPGRVLLASEEPVVDGDTVRLAPDSAVWWERDAV is encoded by the coding sequence ATGACCGAGCTCGTCCACGCGGACCATGCCAGCGAGACCGCCACCCGGTGGTGGCGCGACGCGGTGATCTACCAGGTCTACGTGCGCAGCTTCGCCGACGGCAACGGTGACGGGATCGGCGACCTGCTGGGCGTGCGGAGCCGGCTGCGGTATCTGGCCGATCTGGGGGTCGACGCCATCTGGCTGACCCCGTTCTACACCTCGCCGATGGCCGACTTCGGCTACGACGTGGCGGACTACCGGGACGTCGACCCCATCTTCGGGTCGCTGGGCGACGCCAGGGCCCTGATCGACGACGCGCACCGGCACGGCCTGCGGGTGATCGTCGACGTCGTGCCCAACCACACCTCCGACCGGCACGTGTGGTTCCAGCAGGCCCTGGCCGCCGGGCCCGGCAGCCCCGAGCGGGAGCGTTACATCTTCCGCCAGGGCAAGGGGGAGAACGGGGAGCTGCCCCCGAACGACTGGGAGTCGGTCTTCGGCGGCCCCGCCTGGACCAGGTTGCCCGACGGCGAGTGGTACCTGCGCCTGTTCGCCCCCGAACAGCCCGACCTGAACTGGGACAACCCCGAGGTTCACGCGGAGTTCGAGTCGGTCCTGCGCTTCTGGCTCGACCTGGGCGTGGACGGCTTCCGCGTCGACGTGGCGCACGGCATGGTCAAGGCCGACGGCCTGCCCGACGTCGGCCACCCCGACCAGGTCCGGATGATCGGTTCCGACGTGGTCCCGTTCTTCGACCAGGACGGCGTGCACGAGATCCACCGCGGCTGGCGCAGGCTGCTCGACTCCTACCCGGGCGAGAGGATCGGCGTCGCCGAGGCGTGGGCGCCGTCCCCGCAGCGGCTGGCCAACTACGTCCGCCCGGACGAGCTGCACCAGGCGTTCAACTTCCACTTCCTGAACACCCCGTGGGACGCGGCCGGGTTCCGCACGGTGATCCAGGAGTCGCTCGCCACGGCCGGACTGGTCGGCGCGCCCAGCACCTGGGTGCTGTCCAACCACGACGTCAAGCGGCACCTGACCCGCTACGGCGGCGGCGAGATCGGCCTGCGCCGCTCCCGCGCCGCGGCCCTGCTGACGCTCTCCCTGCCCGGCTCGACCTACGTCTACCAGGGCGAGGAGCTCGGGCTGCCGGAGGTCCTCGACCTGCCGGAGGAGTTCCTGCGCGACCCGCAGCGGCTGCGCAACCCCGACGACGGCCGCGACGGCTGCCGGGTCCCCATCCCGTGGGCCGACGTCGAGCCGCACTTCGGCTTCAGCCTGCCAGGCATCGAGGAGTCATGGCTGCCCATGCCCGCCTCCTGGGGACCGCTCAGCGTCCAGTCCCAGCTGCGCGACCCGCTCTCCACGCTGCACCTCTACCGGACGGCGCTGGAGATCAGGCGGGACCGCCGCTCCTTCGGCGACGCGCCGCTGACCTGGCTGGACTCACCCGAGGGCACGCTGGCCTTCACCCGGGGCGACGGCTTCGCCTGCACGCTCAACCTGACCGGCGAGCCGGTCGAGCTGCCCGCGCCCGGACGGGTCCTGCTGGCCAGCGAGGAACCGGTCGTCGACGGCGACACGGTACGGCTCGCCCCCGACTCCGCGGTCTGGTGGGAACGCGATGCCGTATAG
- a CDS encoding carbohydrate ABC transporter permease — MATSTGRVTGTARDRAAGAADGARGRGRPKKAGPVRRSMSQYWYAWAMVAPVVVVTAALIGWPLVRGVYLSLTDATEATMGRTIGVNVIPSTYEFTGLGNYVDILTSGLFWDKLTWTIVWTVACVGLHYGLGLGLALLLNRKMRFRSAYRLMLILPWAIPPFVAAFIWRYLYNSDYGVINAMLKAAGLGAVGWLDDPTTAKIAVIAVNVWVGVPFMMVAMLGGLQSIPGELYEAAEVDGATPWQRFRHITVPGLRTVSSTVVLLGTIWTFNMFPLIFLITGGGPGSSTEILVTYAYREAFTGIRNYSGSAAWGVIILLLLVVMALVYRRALRKQGEVW; from the coding sequence GTGGCGACTTCCACTGGGCGTGTGACCGGCACGGCCAGGGACCGGGCCGCGGGCGCCGCTGACGGCGCCCGCGGCCGGGGCCGCCCCAAGAAGGCCGGCCCGGTCCGGCGGTCGATGTCGCAGTACTGGTACGCCTGGGCCATGGTCGCGCCGGTCGTCGTGGTCACCGCCGCGCTGATCGGCTGGCCGCTGGTCCGGGGCGTGTACCTGTCCCTGACCGACGCCACCGAGGCCACGATGGGCCGGACCATCGGCGTCAACGTGATCCCCTCGACCTATGAGTTCACCGGGCTCGGCAACTACGTCGACATCCTCACCAGCGGCCTGTTCTGGGACAAGCTGACCTGGACGATCGTGTGGACCGTCGCCTGCGTCGGGCTCCACTACGGTCTCGGTCTCGGCCTGGCCCTGCTGCTCAACCGGAAGATGCGCTTCCGCTCGGCCTACCGGCTGATGCTGATCCTGCCGTGGGCGATCCCGCCCTTCGTCGCCGCGTTCATCTGGCGCTACCTCTACAACAGCGACTACGGCGTCATCAACGCGATGCTGAAGGCGGCGGGCCTGGGCGCGGTCGGCTGGCTCGACGACCCGACCACGGCGAAGATCGCGGTCATCGCGGTCAACGTCTGGGTGGGCGTGCCGTTCATGATGGTGGCCATGCTCGGCGGGCTCCAGTCGATCCCCGGTGAGCTCTACGAGGCGGCCGAGGTGGACGGCGCCACGCCGTGGCAGCGCTTCCGCCACATCACCGTCCCCGGCCTGCGTACCGTCTCCAGCACCGTCGTCCTGCTGGGCACGATCTGGACGTTCAACATGTTCCCGCTGATCTTCCTGATCACCGGCGGAGGCCCGGGAAGCTCCACGGAGATCCTGGTGACCTACGCCTACCGCGAGGCCTTCACCGGCATCCGCAACTACTCGGGCTCGGCGGCATGGGGAGTGATCATCCTTCTGCTCCTCGTCGTGATGGCCCTGGTCTACCGCCGCGCGCTGCGCAAGCAAGGGGAGGTCTGGTGA
- a CDS encoding sugar ABC transporter permease, with translation MSTATAGPARRRRARSREERSIGSSILLHGTLIAASLIALFPIVWLILTSLKPRDGWLSSELKFFDNSSLDNYARVLTETQFPNWLLNSVIIAGLTTVIGVFLASTTGYAISRFRFPGYRGVMWMLLITQMFPVAILIVPLYNLMAGLGLLNQIPGLVIAYMTVAVPFCAWMMKGYFDSIPREIDQAGMIDGLTPFGTFWRVILPLARPSIAVTAFYSFMTAWGEVAYASVFMTGEETRTLAAGLQQFVGQHWSDWGLLTASAVLIALPAAVVFLLVQRHLVAGLTAGATKS, from the coding sequence GTGAGCACCGCCACCGCAGGTCCCGCGAGGCGCCGGCGCGCCCGCAGCCGCGAGGAGCGCAGCATCGGCAGCTCGATCCTGCTGCACGGCACGCTCATCGCCGCGTCTCTCATCGCGCTGTTCCCCATCGTGTGGCTGATCCTGACCTCGCTCAAGCCGCGCGACGGCTGGCTCTCCAGCGAACTGAAGTTCTTCGACAACTCGTCGCTGGACAACTACGCCCGGGTGCTGACCGAGACGCAGTTCCCGAACTGGCTGCTCAACTCCGTGATCATCGCGGGGCTGACCACGGTCATCGGCGTGTTCCTGGCCTCGACGACCGGGTACGCGATCAGCCGCTTCCGGTTCCCGGGCTACCGCGGCGTCATGTGGATGCTGCTGATCACCCAGATGTTCCCGGTGGCGATCCTGATCGTGCCGCTCTACAACCTGATGGCGGGTCTCGGGCTGCTCAACCAGATCCCGGGCCTGGTCATCGCCTACATGACCGTGGCGGTCCCGTTCTGCGCATGGATGATGAAGGGCTACTTCGACTCCATCCCGCGCGAGATCGACCAGGCCGGCATGATCGACGGGCTGACCCCGTTCGGCACCTTCTGGCGGGTCATCCTGCCGCTGGCCCGGCCGAGCATCGCGGTCACCGCGTTCTACTCCTTCATGACCGCCTGGGGCGAGGTCGCCTACGCCTCGGTCTTCATGACGGGGGAGGAGACGCGCACCCTCGCGGCGGGCCTGCAGCAGTTCGTCGGCCAGCACTGGTCCGACTGGGGCCTGCTGACCGCCTCGGCCGTGCTGATCGCGCTGCCCGCGGCGGTCGTCTTCCTGCTGGTCCAGCGTCACCTGGTCGCCGGGCTCACGGCCGGCGCCACCAAGTCGTAA
- a CDS encoding AMP-binding protein, producing MSVHDPAPLTIPRLLAARAETDPDRPALVADGLGDLTFGQWERRSDAAARGLLDRGLRHGDRIGLLFGGDEWTEFAVAFCAVLKAGGVAVPLSARLSGHEVLDTLGRCAATGVLHGTGTPGLQDPGRWWTTTPETGGGSPTGVEVRPGDLAQIIYTSGTTGTPKGVGATHANLTHGRSPYPRRRAYSHSQRFLHAFPIGTNAAQMMLMDALTAHPAALTLPGFEPEEFCRLIEAHRVGTVFLVPSMAIELLGSGAHRRHDLSSVLLLSSSAAALPPSVAQDLAAAFAGATLVNYYTSTEAVPAQTTMIVDPARPTSLGRATDLGDLRILGPDGRALPPGETGEVWLRSPAAPRSYVGDPEGSALVFRDGWVRMGDLGHLDADGYLYLSDRESDVIKSGALKVSTVQIEAALHEHPAVAEAAVVGVPHPVMGAMPAAAVRLAHPVPVDEIRDFLSTRLARHELPTRIVVVDSFPRNDIGKILKSGVRDLFAARGRRVPLTSEQEARLAVPRMREETVRVAMRVRDAVDPGTLRRALREVAAAHEALRLTFPSADGAHVAEIAPEIEPDLVRLPAGRPGGVAGEDGAGPATADGRSGDDPAGDGAGPEDRVERESGRPFDLERGPLFRVILTGPSADGCLLVLCASPLVCDAWSLDTVLYELGTAYAAALAGRAAPVPAATAGYADWAARRRSDRPPAPPGPAAPHPPPVGSTPPGPAVSHPDPASPVPPGPAVSHQDRPAPMPPGPAVPYGFRLAPEVAGRFRQMARACRTTPATVALVCWAATVSLMEEVPDPVVLVREPGRAEPAHAGMVGPLALDVPVRIAPPGGLDDPSDLLKTVESAATRPSPPSGPHTARFLFEGFRPEPYLPGLKSEPHPLPVAAPADGRPLLTLTEQPDGSMSGVCAGPGAERLGRRFRRMCDDLSVS from the coding sequence ATGAGTGTGCACGACCCGGCTCCGCTCACGATCCCCCGGCTGCTCGCCGCGCGGGCGGAGACCGATCCCGACAGACCCGCCCTCGTCGCCGACGGACTCGGCGACCTGACCTTCGGCCAGTGGGAACGGCGCTCCGACGCCGCCGCCCGCGGCCTGCTCGACCGGGGACTCCGTCACGGGGACCGGATCGGCCTGCTGTTCGGCGGAGACGAGTGGACCGAGTTCGCGGTCGCCTTCTGCGCGGTGCTCAAGGCCGGCGGCGTGGCGGTGCCGCTCTCCGCCCGCCTCAGCGGCCACGAGGTCCTCGACACCCTCGGACGCTGCGCCGCCACGGGCGTGCTGCACGGCACGGGCACGCCGGGGCTCCAGGACCCCGGCCGCTGGTGGACGACGACGCCCGAGACCGGCGGCGGCTCACCCACCGGCGTCGAGGTACGGCCCGGCGACCTGGCCCAGATCATCTACACCTCCGGCACGACCGGCACTCCCAAGGGCGTCGGCGCCACCCACGCCAACCTGACCCACGGCCGCTCCCCGTACCCCCGGCGCCGGGCCTACTCCCACTCCCAGCGCTTCCTGCACGCCTTCCCCATCGGGACGAACGCCGCGCAGATGATGCTGATGGACGCCCTCACCGCCCACCCGGCGGCGCTCACCCTGCCCGGATTCGAGCCCGAGGAGTTCTGCCGCCTCATCGAGGCCCACCGGGTGGGCACCGTCTTCCTGGTCCCCTCCATGGCCATCGAGCTGCTCGGCTCGGGCGCCCACCGCAGGCACGACCTGTCCAGCGTCCTGCTGCTCAGCTCCTCGGCCGCCGCGCTGCCCCCGTCGGTGGCCCAGGATCTCGCCGCGGCCTTCGCCGGGGCGACCCTGGTCAACTACTACACCTCGACCGAGGCCGTCCCCGCCCAGACCACCATGATCGTCGATCCCGCCCGGCCCACCTCGCTCGGCCGGGCCACCGACCTCGGCGACCTGCGCATCCTCGGCCCCGACGGCCGGGCCCTGCCGCCGGGGGAGACCGGCGAGGTCTGGCTCCGCTCCCCGGCGGCCCCGCGTTCCTACGTGGGCGACCCGGAGGGCAGCGCGCTGGTGTTCCGCGACGGCTGGGTCCGGATGGGCGATCTCGGGCACCTCGACGCCGACGGCTACCTCTACCTGTCCGACAGGGAGAGCGACGTCATCAAGTCAGGGGCGCTGAAGGTCTCCACCGTCCAGATCGAGGCCGCCCTGCACGAGCATCCGGCGGTGGCCGAGGCCGCCGTCGTGGGCGTGCCCCATCCGGTGATGGGCGCCATGCCCGCCGCCGCGGTACGGCTGGCGCACCCGGTGCCGGTGGACGAGATCCGCGACTTCCTCTCCACCCGGCTGGCCCGCCACGAGCTGCCCACCCGGATCGTCGTGGTCGACTCCTTCCCCCGCAACGACATCGGCAAGATCCTCAAGTCCGGGGTGCGCGACCTGTTCGCCGCCCGGGGCCGGCGGGTCCCGCTCACCTCCGAGCAGGAGGCGCGCCTGGCCGTTCCCCGGATGCGGGAGGAGACGGTCCGGGTGGCGATGCGGGTCCGCGACGCGGTGGACCCCGGGACGCTGCGGCGCGCGCTCCGCGAGGTCGCCGCCGCCCACGAGGCGCTCAGGCTGACCTTCCCGTCCGCCGACGGCGCCCACGTCGCCGAGATCGCCCCGGAGATCGAGCCCGACCTGGTCCGCCTCCCGGCCGGACGCCCCGGCGGCGTGGCGGGAGAGGACGGAGCCGGGCCAGCCACGGCGGACGGCCGGTCCGGGGACGACCCGGCAGGGGACGGGGCCGGGCCGGAGGACCGGGTCGAGCGCGAGTCGGGCAGGCCCTTCGACCTGGAACGCGGGCCGCTCTTCCGGGTGATCCTGACCGGGCCGTCCGCCGACGGCTGCCTGCTCGTCCTCTGCGCCTCCCCGCTGGTCTGCGACGCCTGGTCACTCGACACGGTCCTGTACGAGCTCGGCACCGCCTACGCCGCCGCGCTCGCGGGCCGGGCCGCCCCCGTCCCGGCCGCCACCGCAGGCTACGCCGACTGGGCGGCCCGCCGCCGCTCAGACCGGCCCCCCGCGCCGCCCGGTCCGGCCGCGCCTCATCCACCCCCGGTCGGATCGACGCCGCCCGGTCCGGCCGTGTCTCATCCGGATCCGGCCTCCCCCGTGCCGCCCGGCCCGGCCGTGTCCCACCAGGACCGTCCCGCTCCGATGCCGCCCGGCCCGGCCGTGCCGTACGGCTTCCGCCTGGCGCCCGAGGTGGCGGGGCGGTTCCGGCAGATGGCCCGTGCCTGCCGGACCACGCCCGCCACGGTGGCGCTGGTCTGCTGGGCGGCCACGGTCTCCCTGATGGAGGAGGTGCCGGACCCGGTGGTGCTCGTGCGCGAGCCCGGCCGGGCCGAGCCCGCCCACGCCGGCATGGTCGGCCCGCTCGCGCTGGACGTCCCCGTCCGGATCGCGCCGCCCGGCGGCCTCGACGACCCTTCCGACCTCCTGAAAACGGTGGAGTCGGCCGCGACCCGGCCGTCCCCGCCCTCCGGGCCGCACACCGCCCGCTTCCTCTTCGAGGGCTTCAGACCCGAGCCGTACCTGCCCGGCCTGAAGTCCGAGCCCCACCCGCTGCCGGTGGCCGCACCCGCCGACGGCAGGCCCCTCCTCACCCTCACCGAACAGCCGGACGGATCCATGTCCGGCGTCTGCGCGGGACCCGGCGCCGAGCGTCTCGGCCGGCGGTTCCGGCGCATGTGCGACGACCTCTCTGTCTCCTGA
- a CDS encoding LacI family DNA-binding transcriptional regulator codes for MPYSGGPPGNGAARLTDIAAQAGVSEATVSRVLNGKPGVSAVTRQAVLAALDVMGYERPQRLRQRSNGLIGLVTPELDNPIFPAFAQAFEKALTQHGYTPLLCTQLPGGAVEDEFTELLVERGVSGIIFVSGLHADITARSDRYTQLIGQGVPIVLLNGHAGDVPAPFISPDDRAAARLAVQHLVDLGHERIGLAVGPGRFVPVIRKIEGYRQAMAQLLGAGEVDELISHSLFSVEGGQAAAAQLLERGCTGIVCASDLMALGAIRACRDRGLSVPADVSVVGFDDSPLIAFTDPPLTTVRQPVQSMVTAAVHTLLEAVSGAPMQHSELIFQPEFIVRGSTGSGPKILR; via the coding sequence ATGCCGTATAGCGGCGGCCCGCCGGGCAACGGCGCGGCCCGGCTGACCGACATCGCCGCGCAGGCGGGGGTGAGCGAGGCCACGGTCAGCCGGGTGCTCAACGGCAAGCCGGGCGTCTCGGCCGTCACCCGGCAGGCCGTCCTGGCCGCGCTGGACGTCATGGGCTACGAGCGGCCGCAGCGGCTGCGCCAGCGCAGCAACGGGCTGATCGGCCTGGTCACGCCGGAGCTGGACAACCCGATCTTCCCGGCGTTCGCCCAGGCCTTCGAGAAGGCGCTGACCCAGCACGGCTACACCCCGCTGCTGTGCACCCAGCTCCCCGGCGGAGCGGTGGAGGACGAGTTCACCGAGCTGCTCGTGGAGCGCGGGGTCAGCGGCATCATCTTCGTCTCCGGGCTGCACGCCGACATCACTGCGCGCTCCGACCGCTACACCCAGCTCATCGGGCAGGGCGTGCCCATCGTCCTGCTCAACGGGCACGCCGGCGACGTCCCGGCGCCGTTCATCTCCCCGGACGACCGGGCCGCCGCGCGGCTGGCCGTACAGCATCTGGTGGATCTCGGGCACGAGCGGATCGGCCTGGCCGTCGGCCCCGGCCGGTTCGTGCCGGTGATCCGCAAGATCGAGGGTTACCGGCAGGCGATGGCGCAGTTGCTGGGGGCGGGCGAGGTGGATGAGCTGATCTCGCATTCGCTGTTCTCGGTTGAGGGGGGTCAGGCGGCGGCGGCGCAGTTGCTGGAGCGGGGGTGCACGGGCATCGTGTGCGCCTCGGATCTGATGGCGCTGGGGGCGATCCGGGCGTGCCGGGATCGGGGGTTGTCGGTTCCGGCGGACGTGTCGGTGGTGGGGTTCGACGACTCGCCGCTGATCGCCTTCACCGACCCGCCGCTGACCACCGTGCGCCAGCCCGTCCAGTCGATGGTGACCGCCGCGGTGCACACCCTGCTGGAGGCCGTCTCCGGCGCGCCCATGCAGCACTCCGAGCTGATCTTCCAGCCGGAGTTCATCGTGCGGGGCTCGACGGGCTCGGGCCCGAAGATCCTCCGCTGA
- a CDS encoding extracellular solute-binding protein, translated as MMRRAFSAATIVAALALAVSACGGGDSGSAAAPAQSAAADPSKISGEITWWDTVRPDSEGPTFQALINEFQAKYPNIKVKYVNVPSDQAQNKFQTAAQAGSGAPDVIRSEVAWTPQFASLGYLQPLDGTRAVENESDFLPSPLSSTKYNGKAYAVPQVTDTLALLYNKKLLKEAGWEKAPTTLEELKKAALDVKEKAGVSGIALNVDAYFLLPFMYGEGGDLLDVQNKKIAVNSPANVKAMAAVDDLIKSGAAPKPAIQDSYANAMTALKDGKAAMIYNGPWALSEIYQGKEFKDKENLGIAPVPAGSVKAGAPTGGWNYAIYAGSKNLDASYEFVRFMSTPEAQAKVAKEISLLPTRASAYDNPDVQGNKDVATFKPILDTAVARPWIPEGGQLFQPLLEGYQSLVGGKSSPEDLVKSVDEKYRGIFKDWS; from the coding sequence ATGATGCGGCGAGCCTTCTCGGCTGCGACGATCGTCGCGGCACTCGCCCTGGCGGTCTCCGCCTGTGGTGGCGGCGACAGTGGTTCGGCGGCGGCCCCCGCCCAGTCCGCCGCGGCCGACCCGTCGAAGATCAGCGGTGAGATCACCTGGTGGGACACCGTCCGGCCGGACAGTGAGGGGCCGACGTTCCAGGCGCTCATCAACGAATTCCAGGCGAAGTACCCCAATATCAAGGTCAAGTACGTCAACGTCCCCTCGGACCAGGCGCAGAACAAGTTCCAGACCGCGGCGCAGGCCGGCAGCGGGGCGCCGGACGTGATCCGCTCCGAGGTCGCCTGGACCCCCCAGTTCGCCTCCCTCGGCTACCTCCAGCCGCTGGACGGCACGCGCGCCGTGGAGAACGAGTCCGACTTCCTGCCGAGCCCGCTGAGCAGCACCAAGTACAACGGCAAGGCCTACGCGGTACCGCAGGTCACCGACACCCTGGCGCTGCTGTACAACAAGAAGCTGCTCAAGGAGGCCGGCTGGGAGAAGGCGCCCACCACGCTCGAGGAGCTGAAGAAGGCCGCGCTCGACGTCAAGGAGAAGGCCGGCGTCAGCGGCATCGCGCTCAACGTCGACGCCTACTTCCTGCTGCCCTTCATGTACGGCGAGGGCGGTGACCTCCTCGACGTCCAGAACAAGAAGATCGCCGTCAACTCCCCGGCCAACGTCAAGGCCATGGCGGCGGTCGACGACCTGATCAAGTCCGGTGCCGCGCCCAAGCCCGCGATCCAGGACAGCTACGCCAACGCCATGACCGCCCTGAAGGACGGCAAGGCCGCGATGATCTACAACGGCCCCTGGGCGCTGTCGGAGATCTACCAGGGCAAGGAGTTCAAGGACAAGGAGAACCTCGGCATCGCCCCCGTCCCCGCGGGGTCGGTCAAAGCAGGCGCTCCCACCGGCGGCTGGAACTACGCCATCTACGCCGGTTCCAAGAACCTCGACGCCTCCTACGAGTTCGTCCGCTTCATGAGCACCCCCGAGGCCCAGGCCAAGGTCGCCAAGGAGATCAGCCTCCTGCCGACCCGCGCCTCCGCCTACGACAACCCCGACGTCCAGGGCAACAAGGACGTCGCCACCTTCAAGCCGATCCTCGACACCGCGGTCGCGCGTCCGTGGATCCCCGAGGGCGGCCAGCTCTTCCAGCCCCTCCTTGAGGGTTACCAGTCCCTGGTCGGCGGAAAGTCCTCGCCCGAGGACCTGGTCAAGTCGGTGGACGAGAAGTACCGCGGCATCTTCAAGGACTGGAGCTGA